In the Haliaeetus albicilla chromosome 7, bHalAlb1.1, whole genome shotgun sequence genome, one interval contains:
- the TXLNB gene encoding beta-taxilin, translated as MENDQSPTSSGQDVQGQSGEKAAPSSQPPAPAPTEQPSPRPEAAVCDISEELSRQLEDIIKTYGSAASLMEKESAATGTDRPEKGEPGSVEDAEYEDANEESEKEKLAPGDASRAKEPSCSKEQKLEKKILKGLGKEATLLMQSLNKLNTPEEKLDLLFKKYAELLEEHRAEQKKLKYLQKRQAQITKEKDQLQSEHSRAILARSKLESLCRELQRHNKNLKEETIQRAREEDEKRKEITNHFQGTLSEIQAQIEQQSERNMKLCQENTELAEKLKSIIDQYELREEHLDKIFKHRELQQKLVDAKLEQSQEMMKEAEERHQKEKEYLLNQAAEWKLQAKMLKEQETVLQAQITLYSERFEEFQKTLTKSNEVFATFKQEMEKMTKKMKKLEKDTATWKSRFENCNRALLDMIEEKAMRSKEYECFVLKIQRLENLCRALQEERNELYKKIKQAQFPEEVNGNGILEEEDDADTSPSSSEQSSIDLRATDERMLKELAEAFRVSHKAEESLPSNSSNPETCDASTCSAVPVPELPSPLTPRSEAGNHCEQPSTSTPTPTEHTPAPTGSTPAPTESTPAPTESMTTPTENVPKPTKSMAALPERVPTPTENSPIHPESVPVPTGNMPKPIESMPATPENVPPPTQNMPTPLGNMPVPTKSPPKAAECVGDPAELSVQGQSAEQTGDTDMEAVD; from the exons ATGGAGAATGACCAGTCTCCCACCTCGAGCGGGCAGGACGTACAGGGGCAGAGCGGGGAGAAAGCcgcccccagctcccagccccctgctccagcccccacGGAGCAGCCGAGCCCCCGGCCCGAAGCAGCCGTGTGCGACATCTCGGAGGAGCTGAGCCGGCAGCTGGAAGACATAATTAAAACCTATGGGTCTGCCGCGAGCCTGATGGAGAAGGAAAGTGCCGCTACGGGAACCGACAGACCTGAAAAGGGAGAGCCGGGCAGCGTGGAGGATGCCGAGTATGAGGATGCGAATGAGGAGAGTGAGAAAGAGAAGCTGGCTCCTGGGGATGCTTCCAGAGCAAAGgagcccagctgcagcaaggagcaaaagctggagaagaaaatctTGAAAGGACTAG ggaAGGAAGCCACCCTACTGATGCAAAGTTTGAACAAGCTGAATACTCCAGAGGAGAAGCTGGACCTGTTATTTAAGAAGTATGCTGAGCTG CTCGAAGAACATCGTGCCGAGCAGAAAAAGCTCAAGTACCTGCAGAAGAGGCAGGCCCAGATCACCAAGGAGAAGGACCAGCTGCAGAGCGAGCACAGCCGAGCCATCCTCGCTCGCAGCAAGCTTGAGAGCCTGTGCCGGGAGCTCCAGAGGCACAACAAAAACCTCAAG GAGGAGACAATTCAGCGGGCACGGGAGGAAgatgagaagaggaaagaaataactAATCATTTCCAGGGCACGCTGAGTGAAATCCAGGCTCAGATCGAGCAGCAAAGCGAGAGGAACATGAAGCTCTGCCAGGAGAACACGGAGCTGGCggagaagctgaaaagcatCATCGACCAGTACGAGCTGCGGGAGGAG caccttgataaaatatttaagcacaGAGAACTTCAACAGAAACTGGTGGATGCCAAGTTGGAGCAGTCTCAGGAAATGATGAAGGAAGCTGAGGAGCgacatcagaaagaaaaggaatac CTCCTGAACCAAGCTGCAGAATGGAAGCTCCAGGCCAAAATGTTAAAGGAACAAGAGACTGTCCTGCAGGCACAG ATCACTCTCTACTCTGAAAGGTTTgaagaatttcagaaaacattgaCCAAAAGCAATGAAGTGTTTGCCACGTTCAAACAGGAGATGGAAAAA atgacaaagaaaatgaagaagttGGAAAAGGATACTGCTACATGGAAATCCAGATTTGAGAACTGTAACAGAGCATTACTGGACATGATTGAAGAG AAAGCCATGAGGTCCAAGGAATATGAGTGCTTCGTGCTGAAAATCCAGAGGCTAGAGAACCTTTGCCGGGCTCTGCAGGAAGAGAGGAATGAAttgtacaaaaaaataaagcaagcacaATTCCCTGAAGAGGTGAATGGAAACGGCATCTTAGAAGAAGAAGATGACGCTGATACCAGCCCTTCCTCCTCTGAGCAGTCGAGCATTGACCTGCGCGCTACTGATGAGAGGATGCTGAAGGAGCTGGCTGAAGCTTTCAGGGTATCCCACAAGGCAGAGGAGTCCCTCCCAAGCAACAGCAGCAATCCAGAGACCTGTGACGCTTCAACATGTAGTGCCGTCCCGGTGCCAgagctcccctcccctctcacCCCACGGTCAGAGGCCGGGAATCACTGTGAGCAGCCCAGCACAAGCACACCAACACCCACTGAGCACACGCCAGCACCCACTGGGAGCACGCCAGCGCCCACCGAAAGTACGCCAGCGCCCACTGAAAGTATGACAACGCCCACTGAGAATGTGCCAAAGCCCACCAAAAGCATGGCCGCGCTCCCAGAAAGGGTGCCAACACCCACAGAAAATTCACCAATACATCCCGAGAGCGTGCCAGTACCCACTGGGAATATGCCAAAACCCATTGAAAGCATGCCAGCAACCCCCGAAAACGTGCCACCACCCACACAAAACATGCCCACTCCCCTTGGGAATATGCCAGTACCCACAAAAAGTCCACCAAAAGCTGCAGAATGTGTGGGTGACCcagcagagctgtctgtccAAGGTCAATCTGCAGAGCAAACAGGGGACACAGACATGGAAGCAGTGGATTGA